A genomic window from Prunus persica cultivar Lovell chromosome G2, Prunus_persica_NCBIv2, whole genome shotgun sequence includes:
- the LOC18786911 gene encoding putative disease resistance RPP13-like protein 1: MLFTISKSFHTSCASLATCKILEYFTSSKSLAVCLQRREKMALIGEALISASVQVLCDRITSSEFVDLFRQKKLDEPLLMNLKTTLLTLFVVLNDAEEKQLVNPAVREWLNELKHAVFDAEDLLDEIDTEALRRKLKGEDQTHKLTNKVWNLLPSSRNHFYQSMNVKVQELLQRLENFVQQKIALGLGEVARRKVSHRTPTTSLVHEPCVYGRDEVQENLSKVLLSDDASKDDVSVLTIVGMGGVGKTTLARMLYNNNKVEGHFTLKAWACVSEDYNAFRITKTILESVTSKPCNTTDLNLLQVELREQLRGKKFLFVLDDLWNENYGDWERLQTPFNSGARGSKVIITTRNKNVASLMKNVPIQFLEPLSHQDCWLLLAKHAFGNENYSANSNLEDIGKQIALKCKGLPLAAQTLGGLLRCNIDSEEWNRILNSNIWYLPHGTTDILPSLWLSYHYLPAQLKRCFVYCSLFPKDYEFEKEDVVQLWMAEGLVTQVDNGMIMESMARKYFDELLSRSLFQKSRELSFTMHDLIHDLAMFISKGFCLRLEGVESREVKRARHLSYARGRFDVAPRFEPLYEAKCLRTFLPTSLNPYRSYERFFVSKKVLQDLLPSLRCLRVLSLSRYQNVTVLPDSIGNLIHLRYLDLSHTAIERLPGVLCNLYNLQTLILSYCSSLFELPADIRKLINLQKLTLGGCSSLNKLPAGMKELTNLHHLDVSGTKIEEMPVQMGRLKSLRTLTAFVVGKSTGLGIRELKEFPQLRGKLSILKLQNVVDASDALHANMKHKKDLKELKFSWGAEDADDSQKEKDVLDQAPALREFGEINHQILWWNQFSELVRRLVFF; the protein is encoded by the coding sequence ATGTTATTTACAATCTCAAAAAGCTTCCATACAAGTTGTGCTAGCCTAGCTACTTGCAAAATCTTGGAATATTTTACTTCATCCAAATCCCTTGCAGTCTGTCtgcagagaagagaaaagatggCTTTGATCGGAGAGGCTCTTATCTCTGCTTCCGTCCAGGTGTTGTGTGACAGAATTACTTCAAGCGAGTTCGTCGACTTATTTCGGCAGAAGAAACTGGACGAACCACTCCTCATGAACTTGAAGACGACACTGTTGACTTTGTTCGTGGTGCTCAATGATGCAGAGGAGAAGCAACTTGTGAACCCTGCTGTGAGAGAGTGGCTTAACGAGCTCAAGCATGCTGTCTTTGATGCAGAGGACTTACTGGATGAGATCGACACTGAAGCTTTGCGACGCAAGCTGAAAGGTGAGGATCAAACCCACAAATTAACCAATAAGGTGTGGAACTTACTCCCTTCTTCTCGTAATCATTTTTATCAAAGCATGAATGTTAAGGTACAAGAGTTGTTGCAAAGATTAGAAAACTTTGTACAACAGAAAATTGCTCTTGGTCTGGGAGAAGTTGCTAGGAGGAAGGTTTCACATAGAACTCCAACAACTTCCTTGGTTCATGAACCTTGTGTATATGGTAGAGATGAAGTCCAAGAAAATTTATCAAAAGTGTTGCTATCTGATGATGCAAGCAAGGATGATGTGTCTGTCCTCACCATTGTTGGAATGGGTGGGGTTGGCAAGACAACCCTTGCTCGAATGCTCTACAACAACAATAAGGTGGAAGGGCATTTTACACTTAAAGCTTGGGCTTGTGTTTCAGAAGACTATAATGCTTTTAGAATAACTAAAACTATTCTTGAGTCAGTCACTTCAAAGCCTTGTAATACGACGGATCTGAATTTGCTTCAAGTTGAATTAAGAGAGCAGTTGAGGGgaaagaaatttttatttgtgttgGATGATCTATGGAATGAAAATTATGGCGATTGGGAGCGCCTCCAAACTCCTTTTAATTCAGGGGCCAGGGGAAGCAAAGTCATTATAACAACACGGAACAAAAATGTAGCATCTTTAATGAAAAATGTTCCCATTCAATTCTTGGAACCATTGTCGCATCAAGACTGCTGGTTGTTACTTGCTAAACATGCTTTTGGAAATGAAAACTATAGTGCAAATTCAAACTTGGAAGACATTGGCAAGCAAATTGCACTCAAGTGCAAAGGGTTGCCTTTAGCTGCACAAACACTTGGGGGTTTGTTACGTTGCAATATAGATTCTGAGGAGTGGAATAGAATACTAAATAGTAATATTTGGTACCTACCCCATGGTACAACTGACATTCTTCCATCTCTATGGTTGAGTTATCATTATCTCCCCGCTCAGTTAAAACGatgctttgtttattgttCACTTTTTCCAAAGGATTATGAGTTTGAAAAGGAAGATGTAGTTCAATTATGGATGGCAGAAGGCTTAGTTACTCAAGTTGATAATGGGATGATTATGGAATCAATGGCTAGAAAATACTTTGACGAGCTATTATCTCGGTCACTGTTTCAAAAGTCAAGAGAACTCAGTTTCACAATGCATGACCTCATTCATGACTTGGCTATGTTCATCTCTAAGGGGTTTTGCCTTAGGCTGGAAGGGGTGGAATCACGTGAAGTTAAAAGAGCTCGTCATTTGTCATATGCTAGGGGAAGATTTGATGTTGCTCCAAGATTTGAACCATTATATGAGGCTAAATGTTTGCGGACCTTCCTACCTACCTCTTTAAATCCATATAGATCTTATGAGAGATTTTTTGTAAGTAAAAAAGTTCTACAAGATTTGTTGCCATCACTAAGATGTTTACGGGTGTTATCATTGTCACGTTATCAAAATGTCACTGTGTTACCTGATTCTATTGGAAACCTCATTCACTTGCGCTACTTGGATCTTTCCCATACTGCAATTGAAAGGTTACCTGGGGTACTTTGCAATCTCTACAACTTGCAGACTTTAATATTGTCATATTGTTCCTCTCTCTTTGAATTGCCTGCAGACATCAGAAAATTGATTAATTTACAGAAATTGACATTGGGCGGTTGTAGTTCTCTTAATAAATTGCCTGCAGGCATGAAGGAGTTGACTAATTTGCATCATCTTGATGTCAGTGGAACTAAAATTGAAGAGATGCCGGTGCAAATGGGTAGATTGAAAAGTTTGAGAACATTGACTGCATTTGTTGTGGGCAAATCTACTGGGTTAGGCATAAGAGAACTGAAGGAGTTCCCACAACTTCGAGGAAAACTATCAATTTTGAAGCTACAAAATGTAGTTGATGCGAGCGATGCACTGCACGCCAATATGAAGCACAAGAAAGATCTCAAGGAGTTAAAGTTTTCATGGGGCGCGGAGGATGCTGATGATTCCCAAAAGGAGAAAGATGTACTCGACCAAGCTCCAGCCTTGCGTGAATTTGGAGAAATTAACCATCAAATTCTATGGTGGAACCAATTTTCCGAATTGGTTAGGAGACTCGTCTTTTTCTAA
- the LOC109946243 gene encoding putative disease resistance protein At3g14460, with the protein MHLSDCSYCWLLPPVGRLPALKELCIKRMKSLRTIGVEFYGRDGAYLTQPFRSLEKLEFMGMPEWEEWVPSGSASGGEYGPDFPRLQELILYVCPKLRGNLPCELPCLKKLTVYGCEVLHDGRATTATTNSVNYKSLEELDIRGGCQTLLSLLETKLLSRLKIENVDVQCLPNCNRLQRLTLLNCPTLSSFPKDGLPTTLTSLTILNCRRLEFLPHEMLAKLTSLDYLGIQSSCDSMRSLPLGIFPKLTTLQILGCENLESFSLIEEEGAVENLSHLNSLQVINCPKMVCFHEGELPFPNLSHFVVIDCENLKSLPERLHTLTALRSLNIWNLPNLESFAEDGGLPPNLRSFIIRNCKRLRALDSVGLQALVYLQIDGSDHVLETLLLPTTLHTLCISDLSTLKSLDGKGLGHLTSLQTLKIYSCPSLQCLPEEGLPPSLSHLSIRCCPTLEERYKNKTGQDWAKISHIPCIEIGEEVII; encoded by the coding sequence ATGCATCTCAGTGACTGTAGTTATTGTTGGTTGCTCCCACCAGTTGGACGGCTACCGGCACTCAAAGAGCTCTGTATAAAAAGAATGAAGTCTTTGAGGACGATTGGTGTTGAATTCTATGGGAGAGATGGAGCTTATCTGACTCAGCCATTTCGATCTCTGGAGAAGTTAGAGTTTATGGGGATGCCGGAGTGGGAGGAATGGGTACCAAGTGGAAGTGCAAGTGGAGGTGAATATGGTCCAGACTTTCCTCGTCTCCAGGAGCTGATTCTATACGTGTGTCCGAAGCTAAGAGGAAATTTGCCTTGTGAGTTGCCTTGTTTGAAGAAGCTTACGGTGTATGGGTGTGAAGTTTTACATGATGGAAGGGCGACTACCGCAACTACCAATAGTGTTAACTATAAATCTCTTGAAGAATTGGATATAAGGGGTGGATGCCAAACTCTGTTATCATTATTAGAGACAAAGCTCCTGTCCCGACTTAAGATTGAAAATGTTGACGTACAGTGCTTGCCCAACTGCAATCGTCTTCAACGTTTGACTCTTTTGAATTGTCCAACGCTGTCGTCATTCCCTAAAGATGGCCTACCCACTACATTGACATCACTTACTATACTCAATTGTAGGAGATTAGAATTCCTACCTCATGAGATGTTGGCCAAATTAACATCGCTTGACTATTTGGGCATACAAAGTAGCTGTGATTCAATGAGGTCCTTACCGTTGGGCATTTTTCCCAAATTGACGACGCTTCAAATTCTTGGTTGTGAGAATCTGGAATCTTTTTCcttgattgaagaagaaggagctGTTGAGAATCTCAGCCATCTCAATTCCTTGCAAGTCATTAACTGTCCAAAAATGGTGTGTTTTCACGAGGGAGAATTGCCCTTTCCCAACCTGAGTCACTTTGTAGTCATTGACTGCGAGAATTTGAAGTCATTGCCCGAACGCCTTCACACCCTCACTGCCCTTCGATCTTTGAATATATGGAATCTTCCGAATCTGGAGTCATTTGCAGAAGATGGGGGTTTGCCTCCCAACCTCCGATCTTTTATCATTAGGAATTGTAAGAGACTGAGGGCACTTGACTCAGTGGGTTTGCAAGCACTTGTCTACCTTCAGATCGATGGAAGTGACCATGTCTTGGAGACGTTGCTGCTCCCTACCACTCTTCACACTCTCTGCATCTCTGATCTATCAACTCTGAAATCTTTGGACGGAAAGGGTCTTGGACACCTCACTTCTCttcaaactctaaaaatttacAGCTGTCCAAGTCTTCAATGCCTGCCAGAAGAGGGTTTGCCGCCATCTCTTTCTCATCTGAGTATCCGCTGTTGTCCTACCCTGGAGGAAAGGTATAAGAATAAAACGGGACAAGATTGGGCAAAGATATCTCACATTCCTTGCATCGAGATAGGGGAAGAAGTGATCATATAA